Proteins encoded together in one Coffea arabica cultivar ET-39 chromosome 2c, Coffea Arabica ET-39 HiFi, whole genome shotgun sequence window:
- the LOC140034964 gene encoding peptidyl-prolyl cis-trans isomerase FKBP20-1-like, with translation MSDTIDLTGDGGVLKTIVRHAKPDAIAPSESLPLVDVHYEGILADTGEVFDTTREDNTVFTFEVGKGSVIKAWDVALRTMKVGEVAKITCMPEYAYGSAGSPPEVPPDAILIFEVELVTCRPRRGASLSSVSDERARLEELKKQREVAAATKEEEKKRREEAKAAAAARIQAKLEAKKGQGKGKGKGK, from the exons ATGAGTGATACGATTGATTTAACTGGAGATGGAGGCGTCTTGAAGACCATTGTTCGGCATGCCAAACCTGATGCAATTGCTCCATCGGAGAGTCTTCCACTCGTGGATG TTCATTACGAAGGTATTCTTGCTGATACTGGTGAAGTTTTTGACACTACACGGGAAGATAATACTGTTTTCACATTTGAAGTGGGCAAGGGCTCTGTGATTAAGGCTTGGGATGTTGCGTTGAGAACTATGAAG GTTGGGGAGGTTGCAAAGATCACATGCATGCCAGAGTATGCATACGGAAGTGCTGGTTCTCCACCAGAAGTACCCCCTGA TGCGATACTCATCTTTGAGGTGGAGTTGGTGACGTGCAGGCCTAGGAGGGGTGCAAGTCTGAGTAGTGTTTCGGATGAAAGGGCTAGGCTGGA GGAgctcaagaaacaaagggaggTTGCCGCTGCAACCAAGGAGGAAGAGAAGAAGAGGAGAGAGGAAGCTAAGGCAGCTGCTGCTGCTCGCATACAAGCCAAGCTTGAAGccaaaaagggtcaaggcaagGGAAAGGGTAAAGGAAAATAG